The following proteins are co-located in the Deltaproteobacteria bacterium genome:
- a CDS encoding rubrerythrin, producing MSKLEGSKTHAHLKEAFAGESQANRRYLYFAKQADIEGFPDVGGLFRDTAEAETGHAHGHLDFLRRVGDPATGKPIGSTDKNLGAAVHGETYEYTEMYPGMAKDARTEGFADIAEWFETLAKAEKSHAGRFQKALDTLPKL from the coding sequence ATGAGCAAGCTCGAGGGATCGAAGACGCACGCGCACCTGAAGGAGGCCTTCGCCGGCGAGTCGCAGGCGAACCGCCGCTACCTGTATTTCGCGAAGCAGGCCGACATCGAGGGTTTCCCCGACGTGGGCGGCCTGTTCCGCGACACCGCCGAGGCCGAGACCGGCCACGCGCACGGCCACCTGGACTTCCTGCGCCGCGTCGGCGACCCGGCGACCGGCAAGCCGATCGGCAGCACCGACAAGAATCTCGGGGCGGCCGTCCACGGCGAGACCTACGAGTACACCGAGATGTACCCGGGAATGGCCAAGGACGCGCGCACGGAGGGCTTCGCCGACATCGCCGAGTGGTTCGAGACGCTGGCGAAGGCCGAGAAGTCGCACGCCGGCCGGTTCCAGAAGGCGCTCGACACGCTGCCGAAGCTCTGA
- a CDS encoding transcriptional repressor: MRAGAAPGIVPAVTQTPPEPAPRRHQTRQRARILAWLRATDSHPTALQTHEALVEELPNLSLGTVYRNLEVLVSEGAIDEVASAGAGVRYDGNPKPHHHFICESCGAIDDLHLQAPPELARKLRRARGRTARRIRIDFYGLCEACELHGSKTGTGR, encoded by the coding sequence TTGCGGGCCGGAGCCGCCCCGGGTATCGTGCCGGCCGTGACGCAGACCCCCCCCGAGCCGGCGCCGCGGCGCCACCAGACCCGCCAGCGCGCGCGGATCCTCGCGTGGCTTCGCGCCACGGACTCGCACCCGACGGCGCTCCAGACCCACGAGGCCCTGGTCGAGGAGCTGCCGAACCTCTCGCTCGGCACCGTCTACCGGAACCTCGAGGTGCTGGTGTCGGAGGGCGCGATCGACGAGGTCGCGTCGGCCGGAGCGGGCGTGCGCTACGACGGCAACCCGAAGCCGCACCACCATTTCATCTGCGAGAGCTGCGGGGCGATCGACGATCTTCACCTGCAGGCGCCCCCGGAGCTGGCGCGAAAACTGCGCCGCGCGCGCGGCCGAACGGCGCGGCGCATCCGCATCGATTTCTACGGTCTCTGCGAGGCGTGTGAGTTGCACGGCTCGAAGACAGGGACCGGACGCTAG